In Prunus dulcis chromosome 1, ALMONDv2, whole genome shotgun sequence, the following are encoded in one genomic region:
- the LOC117615305 gene encoding uncharacterized protein LOC117615305 has product MSIELHKAATHYVLQNCDEALPFVQEHKNILIQSSVDNVEESHRLQFSNWISKRVTELYNDGKVSKQMLSLARGPERRVTYYPGYYISGFRFHTLQRDENKQTQNSGIMVKGENQVDDVPWYGTLVDIVELRYTEGNRVVLFNCDWYDTARKGTGYKIDRYGIITVNTTRKLNTQEPFPLNSSLASH; this is encoded by the exons ATGAGCATTGAACTTCATAAGGCTGCCACTCATTATGTCCTGCAAAATTGTGATGAAGCTTTGCCATTTGTCCA AGAACATAAGAACATTCTAATCCAGTCTAGTGTTGATAATGTGGAGGAGTCACATAGGCTTCAATTTTCAAACTGGATTTCTAAAAGG GTCACAGAACTATACAACGATGGTAAAGTTAGTAAACAAATGCTTTCTTTGGCTCGAGGTCCTGAAAGGCGAGTAACTTATTATCCTGGTTATTATATTAGTGGTTTTAGATTTCATACATTGCAGCGTGATGAGaataaacaaacacaaaatagTGGAATTATGGTTAAGGGGGAGAATCAGGTTGACGATGTGCCTTGGTATGGAACCTTAGTAGATATTGTGGAGCTTCGTTACACAGAAGGAAATAGAGTTGTATTGTTCAATTGTGATTGGTATGACACAGCACGAAAAGGAACAGGTTACAAGATAGATCGTTATGGAATAATCACTGTTAATACAACACGCAAGCTAAATACTCAAGAGCCATTCCCATTAAATAGTTCTCTTGCCTCCCATTAA
- the LOC117616628 gene encoding COP9 signalosome complex subunit 8-like has translation MLHSNKIQRANKAAMDFSLLSEALTSKSYEKVADICDEHMLQVAAEGVAFQDDWPYAIHLLGHIYAGDINSMRFLWKSMPATLKEGNPEVIAAWKIGQKLWMRDYGGVYEAICGYDWSQEAQGLVAAFSDLYTKNMFQLLQSAYSTISIQDTALFLGMSEDDATTFVQQQGWAVDPASQMVTVKKQPIVTEQKLDASKLQNLTEYVFHLEH, from the exons atGCTACACAGCAACAAAATACAGAGAGCAAACAAAGCAGCCATGGATTTCTCTCTCCTATCAGAGGCCTTGACCTCCAAATCGTATGAAAAGGTCGCCGATATCTGTGACGAGCACATGCTTCAG GTCGCAGCCGAGGGCGTTGCTTTTCAGGACGACTGGCCTTACGCCATTCATCTTCTCGGTCACATTTACGCTGGTGatat TAATAGTATGCGGTTTCTTTGGAAATCAATGCCTGCCACTCTCAAAGAGGGCAATCCAGAAGTCATTGCTGCTTGGAAAATTGGCCAGAAGTTGTGGATGCGAGACTATGGGGGTGTGTATGAAGCTATTTGTGGGTATGATTGGAGTCAGGAAGCTCAAGGTCTTGTTGCAGCCTTTTCAG ATCTTTACACAAAGAATATGTTTCAGCTCCTGCAGTCTGCCTATTCTACAATAAGCATCCAAGACACAGCTCTCTTCCTTGGAATGAGCGAGGATGATGCCACAACTT TTGTACAACAGCAAGGTTGGGCTGTGGACCCTGCTTCTCAAATGGTTACCGTGAAGAAGCAGCCCATTGTTACAGAGCAGAAACTGGATGCCAGTAAATTGCAGAACTTGACAGAATATGTATTCCATCTAGAGCATTGA